In the genome of Acetobacter oryzifermentans, one region contains:
- a CDS encoding 2-hydroxyacid dehydrogenase — protein MSTEAPRLIRSIRLLDAAEDRIKTQFTAPPPPEKSLNTQALLELAKAFQPFAVVVTNNAPLKGKDVEALPECVKLVSTVSVGLDHLDLPALHARGIAVSNTPNVLTDCNADLSMMLILAACRRAAEYYTLMKKGWHRGMGMGGMLGHRVTGKRLGIVGMGRIGQAVAKRARGFDMTILYHNRSRLSAAEEAGATYFEKLEDMLPHCDVLTLHMPGSPSAPPLMNSQTFSLLPKGSVFVNAARGSLVDEDALIEALESGHLFGAGLDVYRQEPNPNPRLTALPNIFMTPHAGSATIETRTAMCMLALDNVEALAKGLPMPSPVTV, from the coding sequence GTGAGCACAGAAGCACCTCGCCTTATCCGCTCCATCCGCCTGTTAGATGCTGCGGAAGATCGTATTAAAACACAATTTACAGCCCCGCCTCCGCCAGAAAAAAGCCTGAACACACAGGCCCTTCTGGAATTAGCTAAGGCATTTCAGCCTTTTGCTGTTGTGGTTACCAATAACGCACCTCTTAAAGGCAAGGATGTAGAAGCTCTGCCAGAATGCGTAAAACTGGTTTCTACTGTAAGCGTTGGGCTAGACCATCTGGATCTTCCCGCCCTACATGCGCGTGGTATTGCGGTTTCCAACACCCCAAATGTGCTGACAGATTGTAATGCTGATTTAAGCATGATGCTGATTCTGGCCGCCTGCCGCCGCGCTGCCGAATATTATACGCTCATGAAAAAAGGCTGGCACCGCGGCATGGGTATGGGCGGCATGTTGGGCCACCGCGTTACCGGCAAACGGCTGGGCATTGTGGGTATGGGCCGTATTGGGCAGGCTGTGGCAAAGCGCGCGCGTGGCTTTGACATGACCATTCTGTACCACAACCGCAGCCGCCTTTCCGCCGCGGAAGAAGCCGGTGCCACCTATTTTGAAAAGCTGGAAGACATGTTGCCCCATTGCGATGTGCTAACATTGCACATGCCGGGTTCACCTTCTGCGCCCCCCCTCATGAACAGCCAGACATTTTCTCTGCTGCCCAAAGGGAGCGTGTTTGTAAATGCGGCGCGCGGGTCTTTGGTGGATGAAGATGCGCTGATAGAGGCTCTGGAATCTGGCCATCTGTTTGGAGCTGGGCTGGACGTTTACCGGCAGGAACCCAACCCCAACCCAAGGCTGACAGCCTTGCCCAATATCTTCATGACACCGCACGCAGGCAGCGCCACCATAGAAACGCGCACCGCCATGTGCATGTTGGCGCTAGATAATGTTGAGGCTTTGGCAAAAGGCTTGCCCATGCCCTCTCCCGTTACGGTGTAA
- the aat gene encoding leucyl/phenylalanyl-tRNA--protein transferase gives MAQELTPQIMLGAYAAGLFPMASDATDTTLRWYDPDPRGILPLDGFHLPRRLRRTVLSGQFDVCVDRDFPAIMRACAAPAPGRETTWINSEIYRLFCALHNMGFSHSVECWQNGNLVGGLYGVALGGAFFGESMFSRTTDASKVALVHLVARLRVCGFVVLDTQFGTEHLARFGGEEIPAVEYKAMLEKAVSMQPRWQQNIPADVLEAEIRNM, from the coding sequence ATGGCACAGGAACTTACCCCACAGATCATGCTGGGTGCATATGCGGCGGGGCTGTTTCCTATGGCGTCCGATGCAACGGATACGACCCTGCGGTGGTATGACCCCGACCCCCGCGGTATTTTGCCGCTTGATGGTTTTCATCTTCCGCGCCGCTTGCGCCGTACTGTGTTGTCTGGCCAGTTTGATGTGTGTGTGGATAGGGATTTTCCCGCTATTATGCGTGCATGTGCCGCCCCCGCGCCGGGGCGCGAAACCACATGGATAAATAGCGAGATCTACCGCTTGTTCTGTGCTCTGCATAACATGGGCTTCAGCCACAGTGTGGAGTGTTGGCAAAATGGTAATCTGGTTGGCGGTCTGTACGGCGTAGCCCTTGGTGGTGCTTTTTTTGGAGAAAGCATGTTCAGCCGCACAACAGATGCTTCCAAGGTGGCTTTGGTGCATTTGGTGGCACGGTTGCGCGTGTGTGGGTTTGTTGTGCTGGACACACAATTTGGCACCGAACATCTGGCCCGCTTTGGGGGAGAGGAAATACCAGCAGTCGAATATAAAGCCATGTTGGAAAAGGCCGTAAGCATGCAGCCGCGCTGGCAGCAGAATATTCCGGCTGATGTGCTGGAAGCAGAAATCCGAAACATGTAA
- a CDS encoding DUF4412 domain-containing protein, whose protein sequence is MTGMDDIMSTRLYGRMRFFCLMGVLGAAVPVLGTVFSGQAQAQVALDHPRLTPARDAIIDYSFQPQPTAQDLENGVKPDTPIATRHVQVMFSGDGGLMRINYMTSMEGDDSRGAVIINRASQEVLVLLNDRHIYTRLVQQEGIRNPFLLDLSMQFTRKGSDVVAGQPCTVWAAQSAQGQATACVTDDGFILSQTGIDVDGLNGRIRAMKVSYEPVPDSVFQPPAGFQEVNPHSGNKNGGGSAGGASAQPAAPSGVGPMISTPAPNSAEGTP, encoded by the coding sequence ATGACTGGAATGGATGATATCATGAGCACACGCCTGTATGGTCGTATGCGTTTTTTTTGCCTGATGGGTGTTCTGGGGGCGGCTGTGCCTGTGCTGGGCACGGTGTTTTCTGGGCAGGCACAGGCACAGGTTGCGCTGGATCATCCACGCCTAACGCCCGCGCGTGATGCTATTATTGATTACAGCTTTCAGCCCCAGCCCACAGCGCAGGATTTGGAAAATGGTGTTAAGCCAGACACCCCCATAGCAACGCGCCATGTGCAGGTGATGTTCTCTGGCGATGGCGGGTTGATGCGCATTAATTACATGACCAGCATGGAAGGGGATGATAGCCGCGGGGCTGTAATTATCAACCGCGCTTCACAGGAAGTGTTGGTGCTTTTGAATGATCGGCATATCTACACCCGCCTTGTACAGCAGGAAGGTATCCGCAACCCGTTTCTGCTTGATCTGTCCATGCAGTTTACGCGCAAGGGCAGTGATGTTGTGGCCGGGCAACCCTGCACTGTCTGGGCTGCACAATCTGCCCAAGGGCAGGCTACGGCTTGCGTCACGGATGATGGCTTTATTCTTTCCCAAACCGGTATTGATGTGGATGGGCTAAATGGCCGTATCCGCGCCATGAAAGTGTCTTACGAGCCCGTGCCCGATAGCGTATTTCAACCGCCTGCAGGCTTTCAGGAAGTTAACCCGCATAGTGGCAATAAAAACGGCGGAGGTTCAGCGGGTGGCGCTTCGGCACAACCTGCTGCGCCTTCTGGCGTAGGGCCAATGATATCTACCCCAGCTCCAAATAGCGCGGAAGGAACACCGTAA